TCAGGTTTGCAGTGTGATAAAAAGAATggaggccgggctcggtggctcacgcctgtaatcccagcactttgggaggccgaggcgggtggatcatgaggtcaggcgttcaagaccagcctggccaagatggtgaaacctgtctctactaaaaatacaaaaaaaatttgccggacacggtggcaggcgcctgtaatcccagctgctcaggaggctgaggcaggaaaattgcttgaacttggagggcggaggttgcagtgagctgagatcatgtcactgcactccagcctgggtgacagagtgagactccatctcaaaaaaaaaaaaaaaaaaaagactggaactTCAAGTGATTTCAATGAATGGACAGGTGGTTACAGGAATACAGGAACAGATGCCAGACTGGAGGGGCAGGTGCACAGATGGGTTTCTGAATGCCCGCTGGATGGCTGGAGCAGGTCCATGGCTGGATATAGTAATGGACACTGGATGGCTGGGATGGATCCATGAGCTGAATGGGTGGAACAGGTAGATAAATGAATTTATGATATGTTTTGAATGGGTAAGACTGGTGGATAATAGGAAGGAGGGTTGTTGATAAATATAGCATAGACCACTGGATGGTAGATGGGTACACAGATTcattaatcaatcaatcaatcaatcatcaatCAATATTTACTTAGTGCTTGCTCTGAGTAGTTGCTATTCTAGGTCCTGCTTATATTACAAGGAATAAAACAGAGTCTCTGTCCTCATGTAGCTTACATTGTAGGgagaagatacagaaaataaacacaataaataagtaaaacatgtAATGTGCTCAGTGTGCTAAAAAGAAACCCAAAGAGGCTCAAGGGAACAGAGAGTGCTGTAGGAGGTGCGAGTCTAGCTCGGTGGCCAGAAAAGACCTTGTGGGAGATATTTGAGGAAAGACCAGAATAATGTGACAGACTCGGCCATGTGTTCATCCACAGGGAGGCACGTCCTGGGCACATAGAGCTCTATGTGCAGGGCCCGGTGCCTCTGAGGACTAGGTGCAAAGTAGGGGCAGCAGATcacagagagaaggggaggaCATACGGTCAGAGGAGATCATCCAGGAGCACGGTGCAGGCTCTGAGGGTGCTTTTTAGTCATTTAGAGCCAGAAAGATGAACGTGATATGACATATGTGAACCAGGCAGTGCTGGCCGCTGTGCTAAGAACAGACGGTGGGGGCCGGGTgcaatggttcacgcctgtaattccagcactttaggaggccaagacaggcggatcacgaagtcaggagttcgagaccagcctgaccaacatgatgaaaccccgtctctactaaaaatacaaacattagcctggtgtggtagggtgtacctgtaatcccagctactcgggaggctgaggcaggagaatcgcttgaacacaggaggtggaggttgcagtgagccgatgtcacgccattgcactccagcctgggcaacagagcaagactccatttcgaaaaaaaaaaagaagggatagCTGAACAGGCAGAGAGAGGTGGATTGAATGGTCCAGGGAAGTGTGAGGGTGGCTTGGACAGGGCAACAGTGGTGAAGGTAGTGAGACTTGGCCAGCTCCTGGACATGCATAGTATGTGGAGCTGATGGTGGTTGCTGGGATCAGGTATAGAGTGTGATAAAAAGCATGGAATCTGACATGATCTCAAGGTTTTTGGGGTTTGATCAACTGAACAGGGAGCTGTAGAACGCTGCAAAAGGAAGACTCATTTAGCAGTTCAATTTCTGACATGTCAAGTTAGGAATGCCCTTTACACATACAGTAGACATTTGGCGTAGCACTTTGTGTGAGTCTGGAGTTCAGAGATGAGGTCTAGGGCAGAGATATAAATTTGAGAGGCATCAGCAGAAAGATGGTATTTAAAACTGATATAGTTTGAACATCTGTCCCCGCCGAATCTATGTTGCAGCGATCCCCAGTGGTGGAGAGGGCCTGGCGGGAGGTGTTTGGGATATGCGTGTAGGTCTCATGGCTTGATGCTGTCCTCACCATAGTGAGTGAATTCCTGAGAgctggttgcttaaaagtgtgaGGCGCCTCCCCGTTATCTCTCCCTTGCTCCCAGTCTcgccatgtgagatgcctgctcccactCTGCCCTCCACCATGACTGGAAGcctcctgaggcttccccagaggcagataccagcaccatgctgccTGTACAGCCTgccaaattaaacctcttttcttataaattactcactctcaggtgtttctttacaGCTGTGTAAGAATGGCCTAATACTAAAGCCATGGTACTGGATGGGGCGCCAAGGGAGTGAACGTGAAGGAAGGAGAGGACAGAGGGCTGAGCCCTGGAGACCCGCAGTGACAGAAGGTTAGGGAGCCAAAAGCAATTAGGAAAGGGGCTCGAGAAGAGTGGGCCAAGAAGCAGGGAAAGCAAAGGGGGCGCAAGGGTGCTAGATGGCGGAATGGGCTGAGAAGCATAAGCAGAGGTGGGACATAGAGGATGGGGCAGCTATGTGGGTGCAGGGGCAATGGATGGTGCTGGGTGGgtagaggagagggaggaggagagcgGGAGAGAGAACAGGCTGATGGCTGGGAGTTGAGTGAGTCCAtcaaagcaaggaaggaaggaaaatggaagGACATTCTGATGATGAATTGAGGGCTAGGTGGCCAGGCAGTTCTTCTATGACTGTGAATATTGACGGATGACAGATGGGTGAATGTGTGAAGGAAAAAGAGTAGGGATGGGCAGATGGGTACAGAGAGGAACTGGCTCTGGCTATAGAGATGGACGGGACAGGTCACTGGAGGAACAGGGGAGAGGAAACACAAGGAAGGGATGACATGAAAGTGGATGAAAGGGCAATGTTATGGTCTAATGTTCATGTCCTCCAAATTCCTGtgtgaaatcctaacccctaaaGTGATGGTAGCAGTTGGGGCTCTTGAGAGGATTAGGTCATGCATGGGATTGGCACCCTTATAAAAGGGGCCCCAGAGAAGCCCTAGGATTTACTGGCAAATAAGGACACAGAAGTTGACAGCCTGCAACCCAGAAGAGGGTCCTGatcagaacctgaccatgctggcaccctggtctcagacttccagcctccagaacagtgagaagtTAATACCCAGAGTTTATAAACCACCTAACCTATGATAATTCGTTACAGCAGTCTGGACAGGCTCATGCCACTCAACTTGGAGGCACATGAATAAAGCAAAGGAAGGAAAGGCGAGATAGATGTGGCTGGAAGGTCAGATGGGCAATGGACGAGAGGAAACAAAGAATGGAAATTTTACGGCTGAATGATTAGCTATATTGGTAAAGCAGGTAGGCGGATGGTAGAAAGAATGAAGGGGGTAGAAGGGGAGAATGCGTGGCTGAAAAGTGGggcaaaaggaaggaaaagaaaaaaaatgagagggaaaAGAAGAACGTGAGAAATTGATGCATGAACAGTGAGAGACAGGGTGGATGAGGAGGGAGGGAATAGAGAAAGTGACAATGGCTGGATTGTGCTGACAGATGGGGTGAGCTGAGGCACGCTGAGTATGAAGAAGGCAGTGAATGGGTGAGTGTGACTCAGTTTGGGGAGCAGCAGGAGGaagggtgggtggatggcttgaagGGTGAATAAATGTGTTGCCTTGTGAGGTCACAGCCATATGAGGTCACAGGATGGAGGGATGATTGGGTCTATTGACAGGTAGGGCTGGGAAGAAAAGTGGGCAATTACTAAGAAAGTGAGGCTAGATGAATAGTTTAGTGGGTTGATGCAGAAGGTTGGTGGGGACAGGATGGGacagcagggcagggaggggagccTGAATGATCATGTGTGAACACAGGTAGATGGAAGCTTGGGTGGCTCTTTGGAGGAGTTGAAAGGAATGTGGGAGGATGGATTGAATATAAGTTTGGATGAATGGACAGAGGgaggatggacagatggatggacagatgatggatggatgggcagatggaggatagatggatgggcagatggaggatagatggatggacagatggaggatggatgggtggatggatagatggatggatggtggatggatagatgaatggaggatggatggaggatggatggaggatggatggatgaacagatggaggatggatggacaaatggatggatggatgaaagataaatggatgaatggatggagggtggatggatgggtggatagaagatggacagatggaggatggatggacaaatggatggatggatgaatgatagatggatggatggatggagggtggatggatgggtggatggaggatggacagatggaggatggatggatggaagatggatgaatgatagatggatggatggatggagggtggatggatgggtggatggaggatggacagatggaggatggatggatggaagatggatGAACGATTGATAGATGGAGGATGGGAAAGATCAATGTGTGATGCTGATATTCAGAAAGGAGTGAGTGGGCGAGTGTGTACATCGAAAACCCAAGGCAGAACCCACCCACCTAACCTGTTCTTTCTGATCGCCCTGTCACTGGAAGGTCTcacagcctcctgggctcacatctAGCAGCTGCTGTGTCCTGGCCACACCTGttcctcctctcccacccccatccccagctCACAAGTTCTTCCACCTGGACCACCACACTGGGACTTGAACCCTCTGCCTCGAGGCTTGACTTGTCCCCTTCCCCTACACTAGTTGCAGATTTCATGGCACTGATCATATCCTTCTCTTCCATGTCTCCTACAGATGAGAGCCCAGCCCCTCACGAGGTTTTCAAACCCCTCACTGCACTGCCTCAGGCACTCTTCTAGGACTGTCTTCTATTTCCCACCAAGGACAGGGGCCTTGCCAACCCCCTCGACTGCCCCACCTATGTGTCTTAGTTTATGCTCTTTCCCCCGCCTGAAACACATTTCCCCTCACCAAGCTTCAAGGCCTGGTGAAATTGCTGCCTCCTCTTAGAAGTCTTCCAGCCTCACCCCAAACTGGGAATGAAATATTCCTTTTCTGAAACACTGTGGTGCTTCTTCCGTCTCATGTGTCCTCTGTCCACAAACATGCACACTCAGGCACATACACAaagcacatatgcacacaccctcacacacttGTGTACACACATTTACACGTGCCATGCACACTCGTGCgattacacacacatgcacacacactcaggTACATacagcacacatgcacacaccctcacacacttGTGTACACACATTTACACGTGCCATGCACACTCGTGCgattacacacacatgcacacacactcaggTACATACACAaagcacatatgcacacaccctcacacacttGTGTACACACATTTACACGTGCCATGCACACTCGTGCgattacacacacatgcacacacactcaggtacatacacacagcacacatgcacacaccctcacacacttGTGCACACACATTTACACGTGCCATGCACACTCATGTGTgatcacacacacatgcacactcggGTACATACATCACGCATGCATGCACACCCTCACCATTAGGTCAACATGTCTTGATCCATTGTTGGCCAGCTCTGCCTTGAGCACAGGTTGGCTGGGGTGAACAGATGTGGCTGGGGCAGGACTGTCTCTGGAGGCTTTGCAGAAGAGAGACCCAGATCTCACAAAAGCTCTCCAGGCTGAGGATGTGCATATGCAGACCGGGCTGTGCACCTCGCTCACGTCACACTTGCCGAGTGACCGGGGCAGGGAACTGCTGAGGCCAGAAGGGTTAAAAACGCAGTTTGGATGCTGAGATGAGACGTTTGACCATCATCCAGCTGACCGCGGGAGCCAGTAGTCATCAGGAGGCAGCGTGTGGAGGCGGCATGAATGGAGAATTGACTTTCTATATCTCTGCCTTCCCCGGACACCAGGCTGTGCAAAATAAGGCTCCAATCTCAGTGCTGCAGATCCAGCCTGCGTTGAGCTGAATTGGCCCATGTGGGTGGGGGgtggatggatggctggatgggtggatggacacgTGGGGGCAGGCAAGGACACGCTGTCTATTTCGTACCACTGCATGCGGGCCTCCGCCCTGCTCACGTGTGCTGGCTtgaatgttgttttgtttctatttgttttgggAACAGATGAGCGAACAGGGGCTCAGTGAGGCAAGATGGCTTGTCTGTCCCAAGAGCTCGGATTTTAGCCAAGACCTTCTGACCCCAAGTCCGCCCTGTGCCCTTGGTGTAGGGTACAGATCAGGAGACCTGCAGCTGCGTGGCCAGATGGATGCATTCCCAGGAGTGGGGTCCACAGCCAGCCACTTCCGTCCTCCCTCCTGCCCAGGATAGAGGCAACTCACCTCCCACCCACTCCCAAGTATGCCCCAAAGCCTCTCTGCCCTGGCTGCTCCCAACCCCCGCAGGAAGGACACAGGAGGAGCAGGCCTGGGAGGAGGTGTAATGAGCAGTCCCTGCCCCTCAGAAGGGCCAAGCTCacaccacccccaacccctgcagACACCCAGCACCACCCAGAAGTCTCTGACCTACCTACACCCGAGCCAGATGGGCCTGCCCCATGCCAGCCGGCCAGCCACAGCCTGGGCCAAGCGGGAGGAGGGACGGCTTCCGGACAGGAGCCCAGGCAGCCAGACCCATGTCCGCAGGCTGTTGGCAGGGCACAGAGAGGGGAGGCAGAGCTCCACCAGCTGCAGCGTCAGCCCCGCAACACCGGAGCTCTCTGCTCAGGATGGGTCTGgggagccacagctggagctggtgGGAGGCATGACCCTCAGTTCCAGGGGTCCCTTTCCTTTGTtgcttctacacacacacacacacgcacacgcatgTGTGCATGCAGGAATAgacactcaccacacacgcacacatgatCTCACACACTtgtacacacatttatatgtgCCACGCACACTCACGTGTgattacacacacatgcacactcaggtgcatacacacatcacacatgcacacacactctcacacacttgtacacacacatttacatgCACCACACACGTGTGATTACAAACATGCACACTGAGGTACATACACAAAGCACATATGCACACATCCTCATGCACGTGTGTATACACATTTACACGTGCCATGCACACTCGTGTgattacacacacatgcacacacaggtacatacacacagcacacatgcacacaccctcaCATACTTGTGCACACACATTTACACGTGCCATGCACACTCACGTGTgattacacacacatgcacactcaggTACACATAAAATGCATGCACGCACACCCTCACACACTTGTGCACACACATTTACACGtgccatgcacacacacgtgtgattacacacacatggacacacaggtACATacagcacacatgcacacatcctcacacacttgtgcacacacatttacacatgcCATGCACACTCACGTGTgattacacacacatgcacacactcaggAACACACATTACACATGAACATACccttgcacattgtgcacacacatttacacacaccatgcacacacatgcgattacacacacaggtacatacacacacaccacatatgcacacacgcCCTCACACACTTGggcacacacatttacacacaccaTGTGCACCCACATgattacacacacatgcacacatatgcatgcacgtgtgcacacacacaaatacactcatgcctacacacatacacatgcacacacacaaaatatatgtacacattcaTGCACACAATGCatccacatgcacacatacagtTACACTCACAGTACACGCCCATTTATGCAATTACACTTGAGTACATGCATACACTGGCACGTGCTGGCTCACACACAGGCCCCTGTGTCAGAGCCCAGGGACGGGTCGGCACGCCCGAGGTTGAAGGTGCCCGTGCCAGTGGGCAATGCCGGGGGTTGGCAATGATGATGAGTCAGGAGCAGGACGGGAAAGCCGACGGCAGTTGCGATGCGGGGCGGGGTGGGGCTCGAGCTCAAGGATGGAGCAGAGGCGAAGCTGGCCAGGCGTCCTTCCTCCCAGCCAGCCTCTGCCcagcctctcccctccccgcATCCCCCGTCTTCTCCCCCACCCGGCAGGGCAGCTGCACTGGTAGAGTACATCTGGCCTTGGCCACTCAAGTCTGGGCTGGGGAAATGTGATGATTAGGCTAAACGTGAGCCAAGCCCTTCCTTCCGGTGCCTcggggtggggaggagggcacCGGGGCCTGCCCTCGCCCTCACGCTCCTTTCCCCAGGAAGGGCTCCAGCACCAGACACATTTACATAGGGCTGCCCCCCTCACTGTGAGCCCATCACAGCCTCCCTCCCACCATCTCCATCCCTGTCGCTCCACCTTGACCTCAGGGGGACTGGGTCATGTCTGCCCAGCACCTGCTCTGCTACCAGTCAGCTCTTCTCACAGCACTGAGGTGATTCTGGAAGTCATGCCCTCTCagggtggaggctggggaggTGTAGAACCTGTTTACATCCCTCTTCCCTGAGCTGTCCTGGCCACCCAGGACTGGTCTCCACGCATGGCCTGGCAGAGCTGTGTAAGCACCTGCCCTTGGGCTCCGGGTGAGGAGCTGGATAAGAAGGTGGCCCCTCTTCCTTTCCACAGGGGTAGGATTCCAAGCCCTCTTCAGCCCCATGCTGGCCCCATCCCTGTACACGGAGGAGTGGCTGTTGCCCAGGTCTACGTCCCATGTCCCCTGAGCCCGAGCACGGACCCTCTCGGcccgcccccagcccctcctgcgGGTTCCGCTGTGCTGGCTGAGCAGAAAGCCAGGCTCTGATGGCTCAGGAGAGGGAAGGGCAGACCCCTGCCCGCCCAGACCTAGCCAGTACCCCGACCTCTCTGGGACCCGCGATCAGGACCCCTCGCTGTCCTTTGAACCCTTGGCCCCTCAACTGCACCTGCTCTACCCGTGTGCTCCCCTGAGAGGGAGAGGGGCCGGGCTTGCCAGCCAGGGACCGTCCTGCCGGCACCACCTTTCCAGCCCACCCTTGCCCCCTGCCGCCGCCCGGGCTCACTTTGAGGGAGTAGGCCAAGGCGATGAAGCCCAGGCAGCAGAAGTTGAGGTAGACGAAGTTGAAGATGGACCATAGGTAATAGTCGTTCACCTCGGTGGTGTCCGGGTAGACCTCGATGACGGTCGTGGGGTTGGTCATCGTCTTCTTCTCGGCTAGGTGCTTGCAGGCCGGGGGCGCGCCGGTGGCCCGCACGCTGTCGGTCTTGCTGCTCTTGGACTCCATGGGGAACAGTGTGGGCGCCATCGGGGGAGAGGCCGAGGGCTCAGGGGCAGGGGCCGCTGGAGCCTGCAGGGCGGGGGGCTTGGACACGCAAGCGAAGCAGCCCTTGGGCGAACCTGCCGGGGGCCTCGGGATCCAGAAGGCCCCGTCCAGGGGGACTCGGGCTTCCTGGGCGCCGTCCGTGGTGCTGGCCGGGGCTCCCAGCGGGGCTGGGCACTGGTcggggccct
This portion of the Macaca mulatta isolate MMU2019108-1 chromosome 14, T2T-MMU8v2.0, whole genome shotgun sequence genome encodes:
- the IFITM10 gene encoding interferon-induced transmembrane protein 10 isoform X1 encodes the protein MAPTLFPMESKSSKTDSVRATGAPPACKHLAEKKTMTNPTTVIEVYPDTTEVNDYYLWSIFNFVYLNFCCLGFIALAYSLKVRDKKLLNDLNGAVEDAKTARLFNITSSALAASCIILVFIFLRYPLTDY
- the IFITM10 gene encoding interferon-induced transmembrane protein 10 isoform X2, with translation MGRQGLERDEGGKRGPPCTLSFRGTLEGVGAQWEPEAQGPDQCPAPLGAPASTTDGAQEARVPLDGAFWIPRPPAGSPKGCFACVSKPPALQAPAAPAPEPSASPPMAPTLFPMESKSSKTDSVRATGAPPACKHLAEKKTMTNPTTVIEVYPDTTEVNDYYLWSIFNFVYLNFCCLGFIALAYSLKVRDKKLLNDLNGAVEDAKTARLFNITSSALAASCIILVFIFLRYPLTDY